In Hemicordylus capensis ecotype Gifberg chromosome 4, rHemCap1.1.pri, whole genome shotgun sequence, the genomic window TAGTGAAAAGTCATGGCTTCCTGATATTTGTGAACTGGCCTATAGCTCTACCACACTGGTGTCAATCCATCCTAACCTAGCATCTCCCCAATAACTTGGCACTCCCATCAGTGGAGATTAACAACCTCAACTCTTCACTACTGAAGCACTGCATAGAGCGGTAGGAATGGTAATGTAATCTCCTAAATCAGGGATTATTGGTCTTTCAAAAGTGTTTCCGCAtgtgtcacaaaccttcagcttggATACTTCAtagaaagtaagtgtgtgtgtgtgtgtgtgtgtgtgtgtgtgagagagagagagagagagagagagagagagagagagagagagagagagagagagagagagattttgatttaaatgttgcagttatgagactactccagtcactggctagtttacattcagactaagttattAATGAGTacttctattgaaattaatgggacaagtaaacttgtcccattaatttcaacgaCTGCTTATGGATGTAAGCCAGTAACTTCTGGATGTATGCAAGCCAGTGATTGGAGTAGCCTGTTTCATAACTGCAACAtttaagagagagtgtgtgtgtacacatatacaaaATACAGTTAGAGAGACAAACTATAAGAGTCActgctcacatccacactaactTACTCATAAGCAATCTTACTGAaatttaatgggacaagtttacttgtcctattaatttcagttggaGTATCTAATTTTCCGAAGGCTCAGTCAGTTTGAGGGGTGGAGTGTACTGAGCCTCAGCATGTATCTAGCCAATCAGGAATAGAGGGAAGCATcaaaaacaaataagaacaaaACCAATAGCAGGTCATATAGGAGCAAAGTAAAGAAATGCATTAGCCAACGACATAAAAGAGTCCACAACAGTTGCTTCCAGCACATCTTATGTCTGATTGTTTTTTGTGTCTGTCTGAAACAGCAGACAAATCACTTCTCAGTCACCAAAAGAACAAAAGTTGCCAACCCTAACATCTGATCGCAAATATTTGGACATGGTCTCAGGAAAATCATTTGGGAGTCACCTCCTTGAGAGCAGTTGGAAAAATGCTGTGGTAAAGACAAAAAAGATTGCACAGGGTAATGATTTTAAATATATCACTGTATAGACTTCTTATAGGATGCATTTTTATTAAAATAAGTCGAACTACCTATTAGTCTTTGTTTTCTTGCTCCTTCTCTTGTATTGGAACTGCCATCAGAATTCAACATGATCAATATAAGTTTAACCATTGGCTACAAAAGGAACATAAATATACTATAAATGGGTGTACTGTGTATTTTGCCCTTGATATTTAAAGGTGGTCAAGGTTAGACAATTGAGTGTTGGTTATCTGTGTTTTAATATAATTGTAGCCACTTCTAAAGCAGGGCTCTTTCCTGTATTTGGCATTGCTGTTGTTCAGAGGTTTCTGGTCCTGGTGCAGCTTGGTCTTGTATTCACATATTGCATCGCAGGAGAATAGTGGGCACTTTCTAAGGAGATGGAGAGTGGGGTCAGTGCCTGGCTGAAGGGGGCTCTGAGCgaaactgctccggggtgattggtgaacatcccaaaatctaccttttgggctcacatggggaatttagctcagaaaggaactgTTTCATGTAAGTTTTAATTTGCACATAGTTGTGGACGCAGGAAATGAagtggactgagacaagatttatgtttcaaaaataaaaagaagttATTTATTGTAGGAAGGGATACAAAAGAGAAATAAGTGGTtagagcaatattactatcaaaaatacatttaactgcagtGAGGTGTTTTAGtttagagtcctaattgtgtaagttcccaggcgggcaagagaaagaggcttttagggAAGGAGAGCGGTTGGATCTAAGGGGAACAGAGATAGATTTTGGACCCAAGGAGGGGCAAaggttcatatcacctgatctggacagAAGGCTCCAGGGACCATGATGAACTTCGCTCTTCAGGAACAGGTTGAGCCAAGGCAGGTGCAggaaggttggaggggttagtcATCGGGGGTGATTCCAGAAGGGTGCTTCCTTCTTGGACCCAGCTTCCTGGGttagtgaggaagactgggcagatcaggttaGACAAGAAAGCCAATCTGGGAAATGGCACAAAATACTGAACACCGCCTTGCTTGGTGGCCGGTAAACAGTAAATCACCCCAAAAGCTGATGGAGTAAGCGATGGAGTCCCACTTGTTGAAGTCCCCAGAGAAGCGTGCAAGGGAATCCCGGGGAGCACTGTAAGGAGTcccgagtgagaggcacaagagaGCACCCTGGCTCATGTAGTTGGGGGTCCTTGTACCccaaaacatatcctgggggAGAATTCCAACTGGCcggtgtgttgggagggaccagcaaggatcccattgttgctgatctctcttcctgagtggaacaatgtgggaattgccaaaAAATGCCAAGGCTTATGTCAGGAAGACAGTATGTAGTCAGTccgtctttatttcagtctttgaccaataaACAATGATAGTATGTATAGATCGTATGTATAAAACaaagaatgttttttaaaaattaatgttttaaatgttttaattgttaagtgatttgatgttttaaattatttttatgtaaaccacccagagatgcaagttctgggtggtatagaaatgtaattaataaaaataataataaattaatagacATGAGAAGGGGGATCTGCATAAACTGAGAATTCCAGTATTCTAATCAGTATttttgatgggtgcatctcttaggttcaTATACTAGCTTGCACAaccttctttgtgtgtgtgtgtttgtggggtggggggatttacCTCCACcagccttatctgtgttcttcctgttGAACTAATAAGCACATTAGTTCATTGCTATCCTTTTTGTGGAAGAAGGGGAAAGACAAGGTGGTTCaccctgagtgcagagtggccttgacagagttaacctgcttttagttaacttctggggtctacttaggattAGGGAGGGCGTGCATCTGCTCCCTCCCTGTTACATTTTGCTTGTTAGAACCCAAATCTACTAGtgactgacccactgtcactaagtgacctgtcctcatgtgcataaactgagagctcacgaTGCTGAGACTCctgatctccaagcctggagactcaaacacgaAGGAGGGGACTCCTGGGAGCTAGCAGAAAAGCTGTGCCAGTAACTGTGGTAAAGGCTCACCTAGGGCATCTGATGGCATGTGTATGGATGTCCCTCAGTGGTGCCTGACTGGGAAAGCTAGTTGAGTAGCACATGGATGCTTCTCCATCAGGGTAACTGCTCTAGCCACAGGCAACAGCCCTGAAAGAGGAGTGACTGCTGCTGGCCATTAAACTTCACTAACCCTGGGGAACTTTTCAGGCAATGGTGGGTGGCAACCTTCAGCAGGACCACCATTCAGTAGACTTCCCATGTCCAATGCCCTGATGCTGCATCAGGGTGGAGCATGTGGAAGATCCAAAAGGCTGCTGCCACTGGCGGAGGAGCATCTGCTGCTGTCCACCAGCATCTGGTAAGCTTTCCCCTTGAGGCCTTATGAAGCTCAGTTGGCAATGGTGGGAGCAGTAGATGCTTCTTCTGAAGAAGGGCGGGGGGCGGGTTTCTGGTTGGCATGGGCCCTTGGGACTGTGCCCAACCACTGATGATGTCCCTGGTGGAAACTGTATATGTCGGTGGTACTGTGTCCAGCACAAGGAACAGAATGTCCGTGGTTATGAGTCTATGTACCGTAGTAAACTTCAGCTGTGGATTTGGCAGGATGAAGAGCTGCACAAACATCCATGTGGTGACGACAACGGCATTGTAAGCATGTGCACCAGTGATCCAGCAAAGGCTACTTTAGATGATTATTTACTGCAGGTGAATGTGTTGGTTCTGCCTAAGTGACCTAAAAAGTGCCAGACCAAGTTGTCAGTTCTCGACAACTTTCCTCAGAAGTTGCCCATTCCTTTCAGTGGGACTTGTAAGCAAGTGTTTTATAAGTGTTTAGTgattataaatattatataacTATAAGTATTTTATAAGTAAGTGATTATAAGTATTTTATAATCTTCCGTTTATGCTACTTTTGTATAATTTCTTCTTAGCAGAATATGCCTCTGCATATGGCTTGAGAAACTCCGACGAATACGCTGCAATGCCAAGTCTTGCTCAGGGATTCGAGAAATATCCAGCAGTATCAAATCCCTCTCCTGTTGCACAAAAGACACAAGGTGCCGCTAATCCATTTCCAATGAGGTATACTGTTGTAGTTTGTGCTCTGGGATGAATAGTAGGCTATTTGCTATCAAAGTGCCCTTTGTAGGATACTTTGCAGAAGCTGAATTCAGAGTGTCACTTTAAAAGGGGGCGGGGGATGGGATCACACAGTGTTCTGCATCGAAAGTTAAATATGTGGAAGAATGGCACTCTTAGAAGATGTGCTGTCTGGAGATTATACCTCCTTAATCCTCTAGCCCTAATCCCAGATGTTGGAGGAGGTGAGGACAGGGGATTTACAACAGCTATTCGTCGGTGAGTGAgaggcattctgcacatgcccagaggtaCACATTCCTTTACAAGTATGTTGCAGAGGCTGCGTAAGATGAGAGTGCAGGTGGCTGCCTGAGATCTGCCATCTTTGAGAGGGCATCCCTGGACTTGTAACAGTCCACTTGAGGCTGCTGAAGAATAAAAATGCTGACACCTACTAATTAAcaaaagaggggtgtgtgtgtgtgtaagtcacTTTGAGAGCTTATTCAGCTAAAAAGTGACTGTTGCAGGGGTTGTCAAACTggggtttggactacaactcccatcatcccctgcaacaatggccaaagttatagtccaacaacatctgcggacccaagtTTGACAACCTTTGGACTAATGTATACAATAAATGATGAGATGGGCACTCACCTTCCTCCTCTatgccttctccttctcccatggtTCAATCTAACCTTGGGGTCTGTTCCCCACTGCACACCCTGAAATAGAACTCACTCAATATCTGCTGACTGTTCTCACTTGTTTCTGACATTGAGGATACTAGGAATGTGAGAAAGGTATATAGAACCTATCGAAGGGCTTACTGATTCAGGACAGGGACTGCTCCAGAGCCATCTTTCAGCTCCTCTTCCCACTCCTTGCGGGGCAACACTTGGATGGACTGATTTCACACTTATCTCTGTAGGAGCTGTACTCTCTTGTTTGTTAAAATGATAGTTGGGCGTTCAGAGGGGGGCCAGGCTGCCTGTAGCCAGAAGCCTGCATATGGCCTACCTAGTCCAGTTCATTCTAttttaactggcagcagcttcccagggtACAAAGCAGAGACTTCTCCTGTCCTGTGAGGATTGAACTAGAATCTTTCTACTTGCAAAGCATATGCCCAGTTATTGAGCTATGTAGCCCCTTTGTAGACGATGCTTGCCTTTCACAGCAGCATTACTTACACCAGTcagacccccaccccatgttGAAATTGTTCTTCTGTCTTTTGGCTTGCTGTAGCTAGGATTTATAAGGCAGAAAGCCATTTTGTATGGATATCATTATGTATGTTTCTAGGTCTCTCTCCTGATCTCCATTTGTATAGGATAAATACGGATAATGCTATGTCCTGCGCTTATATTATGCAGGTTTTCTTTGTATGACCTGTTTCACTTATTTTAGCTCTTATGGGAAGAATGATGTCAGTTGTTTGCCACCTTTATACCTGGTTCCATCATCTACATCATCACAGTATTTAATTGAAGATTTCAACAAAAGCAGGTAAGCCTTCATTTCTTGTGACAACACGGAGAACTTTACTCCTTAGAGTTCATATTCAAAGCTCTCTTTGTGGAAACATGTCACATGGGGCTTTTCATGACCCTGATCCAGTAtgagcacacacatgtgcatgtatgCTTCTCCTGGCTTAAAAACCTAATCGGAAGTGGGACTGGTATCGAAAATCCCACAGATCATCTTTTTTTTCAGGGTGGTGGTGAGGACTGAATCCAAAGTAGATGGGCAGATAAAAAGGCAGTGCACACCCAGCAAACCAACACAGTGTGAGCTTGCACTGTGAAGTAGCCTATGTAACCGCAAATGAGCACCTGCTCAGCTCCATTAGGAGTGAAGAAGTCCAAGGCAGTTTGAACGTGGTGCTGATAATGTGACTTCTGGCCATACATAAGAATCTTCCTTGCAGCACTGTGTGACCAAGAAGTGAAAGCATGATGATATGCCTTGCTGTAAAGTCTATTGCTGTTCACATAATAAATATGGTTTTTTTTGTAGAGGAGATATAGCCATGGGGGATATAAACAAGAAAGGGACGTGTTCTTGGAAACCAGGCCCTCTGAAGACAACTGGGATCCATGGTGGAGCTGGAGAACTTGGTGCTCTGAGGTAAGGCAATATGCGTAGACACTCGTCACCAGTACCTTCATGAAAAGAAACACTGGCAATTAAAGAAGACAGAACTAGAAATATGGGATTGTCATTACTAGGCTGACTAACcattttgcaaaaaataaaaattaagctaGATTTGAAGAAATTGGCTTTATCACATGAAAACTCAGTCGATTAATTTTACTTATATTCTACCCTTCTTCCACCATGACACTCAAGGTGGCCAACATAGGATTCCCAGGaaatctcccatccaggcactgaccagacctaggcCGGCTTTAGCAAGATTTCTCAGGTTATATCCTGCCTAGGGCCTAGCTATAGATTTTCACTTCTTGTGTTTACAGGAAGTGaaatggccaggatccaaagagttAGAATTGATCAGAGTGCTTGCACTAGCCCAACAGAATTGTTTAAAACATTAGCACCATTCAGAGGCGGCTGTATACCACctctgaaaatgaagcagcaAATGAGCAATGCAGATCTGACTACAAATGGTTAGTGCAAAGAAGCCGCTTTCTTCTATGAATGTATGTTTGTGCATAAACATGGGTTAGACACAATCGTTCTAgacttagaggtcattcacacaatcaaaaactgttctacctaggtttgggagctgtgtgtgctctgaaTTTTCATTTATGTggaaggaagcaaggtaggaggaaaagctacccaggttttcctcttaccttgcttccacacagtcgaaaattgggagcgcacacagctcccaaacccaggtaga contains:
- the C4H8orf89 gene encoding putative uncharacterized protein C8orf89 homolog isoform X1, yielding MSRNQQRVRLEQRELQAHDGKFPEISCLPECRQITSQSPKEQKLPTLTSDRKYLDMVSGKSFGSHLLESSWKNAVVKTKKIAQAEYASAYGLRNSDEYAAMPSLAQGFEKYPAVSNPSPVAQKTQGAANPFPMSSYGKNDVSCLPPLYLVPSSTSSQYLIEDFNKSRGDIAMGDINKKGTCSWKPGPLKTTGIHGGAGELGALRLKKYNRCSSLISFPEGSKFKPGYNFTDPVSGAPPEYHQRLCELAALECETIHQERSRKIKRTKKREM
- the C4H8orf89 gene encoding putative uncharacterized protein C8orf89 homolog isoform X2, which gives rise to MSRNQQRVRLEQRELQAHDGKFPEISCLPECRQITSQSPKEQKLPTLTSDRKYLDMVSGKSFGSHLLESSWKNAVVKTKKIAQEYASAYGLRNSDEYAAMPSLAQGFEKYPAVSNPSPVAQKTQGAANPFPMSSYGKNDVSCLPPLYLVPSSTSSQYLIEDFNKSRGDIAMGDINKKGTCSWKPGPLKTTGIHGGAGELGALRLKKYNRCSSLISFPEGSKFKPGKYNCQIQLPTFCPARLHHLEGKLNYCRLLAILHHLLNSTLFPLLF